One genomic region from Spirochaeta lutea encodes:
- a CDS encoding metallophosphoesterase family protein, whose protein sequence is MRILHTADWHLGKRLGPFSRLEEQRDFLQELVELCRSHRVDMVVVAGDVFDVPNPSSEAVELLYRSLKILAEDGNRPVVVIGGNHDSAERIDAPDPLARENGIFFYGSPLAQPGDCNLACGLRVRHPEPGFARFSHPAWDREVALIVAPFANEHRLKLSLPVEEGTSPFAQEDRNTREMPQPDGTPAAPENQPQPALESGSTPNTGSQPRLDAGSE, encoded by the coding sequence ATGAGAATTTTGCACACCGCTGATTGGCACCTCGGAAAGCGGCTGGGTCCGTTTTCCCGGCTGGAAGAACAGAGGGATTTTCTCCAGGAGCTGGTGGAACTATGCAGGAGTCACCGGGTGGATATGGTGGTAGTCGCCGGGGATGTATTTGACGTCCCCAACCCATCCAGTGAGGCGGTGGAGCTGCTATACCGTTCCCTTAAGATTCTGGCTGAGGACGGAAACAGACCGGTGGTGGTTATCGGGGGAAATCACGATTCAGCGGAGCGAATTGATGCCCCGGATCCCTTGGCCCGGGAGAACGGTATCTTTTTCTACGGATCACCCCTTGCCCAGCCCGGAGACTGTAATCTGGCCTGCGGTTTACGGGTTCGCCATCCCGAGCCGGGATTCGCCCGGTTCTCCCACCCGGCCTGGGACCGGGAGGTCGCCCTGATCGTGGCTCCCTTCGCGAATGAACACCGCCTGAAGCTTTCTCTGCCCGTGGAGGAGGGAACATCGCCGTTTGCCCAGGAGGACCGGAACACCCGTGAAATGCCACAGCCCGACGGCACCCCTGCCGCCCCGGAGAACCAGCCACAGCCCGCCCTCGAATCCGGGAGCACTCCAAACACGGGAAGTCAGCCCCGGCTCGATGCAGGCTCCGAG
- the ribH gene encoding 6,7-dimethyl-8-ribityllumazine synthase, with product MQDTPNTNTAAKQPRWIEGRYHGQGRRIALVVSRFNSFATEPLTQGALDCLVRHGVDPGDVEVCKVPGAWELPLAAKRYAASGKWDGVIALGAVIRGDTPHFEYVSAETSKGIAQASLETGIPISFGVLTTNTTDQALDRAGIKSGNKGWDAALGLLEMIDLLNRIE from the coding sequence ATGCAAGATACACCTAACACGAACACGGCTGCCAAGCAGCCCCGTTGGATTGAGGGCCGTTACCATGGACAGGGGCGTAGGATTGCCCTGGTAGTCAGCCGTTTTAACAGCTTCGCCACCGAGCCCCTTACCCAGGGTGCCCTGGACTGTCTGGTCCGGCACGGAGTCGACCCGGGAGATGTAGAGGTTTGCAAGGTGCCCGGGGCCTGGGAACTTCCTCTGGCGGCGAAACGCTATGCCGCTTCGGGAAAGTGGGACGGTGTAATCGCCCTGGGGGCTGTTATCCGGGGGGATACGCCCCATTTTGAGTATGTTAGCGCCGAAACCAGCAAGGGTATTGCCCAGGCAAGCCTGGAGACCGGGATCCCCATCAGCTTCGGGGTTCTGACAACCAATACCACCGACCAGGCTCTGGACCGTGCGGGCATAAAATCGGGCAACAAGGGATGGGATGCCGCCCTGGGTCTGCTGGAGATGATCGACCTGCTCAACCGTATTGAGTAG
- a CDS encoding adenosine deaminase family protein, whose product MSWYSPEFLREIPKTDLHVHLDGSLRLETLIELARDQGVELPSYTPQGLLDQVFKPHYENLNEYLAGFAYTTAVMQTPDALERVAYELAMDNAAEGVRYVEVRFAPQLHMGDALDFDQVMEAVDRGLKRARSEINAALVPGQPEFEFGIIVCAMRYFNQHFSQYYQDFVRAHRYSSEKEIIRFASQELAKASIRLRQSSEIQLVGFDLAGSEYGYPASAHEESYDIAHSSFLKKTVHAGEAYGPESIFQAITSLHADRIGHGLHLFDAGAITNPVIQNPQGYVNQLINYIADNRTTLEVCLTSNLQTVPAIRGDLKNHSLGKMLENRLSVTLCTDNRLVSHTTLTQELQLALDHFAIDPKMLKNIIIYGFKRSFFYRPYSQKRDWVRSVITYYDTIAEKHGISAQ is encoded by the coding sequence ATGAGTTGGTATAGCCCGGAATTCCTCCGTGAAATTCCTAAGACCGATCTGCACGTCCACCTGGATGGCAGCCTTCGCCTGGAGACCCTCATTGAGCTCGCCCGAGATCAAGGGGTGGAGCTTCCCAGCTATACCCCTCAGGGTCTGTTAGACCAGGTTTTCAAACCCCACTACGAGAATCTCAACGAGTATCTGGCCGGCTTTGCGTACACCACTGCGGTTATGCAGACACCGGATGCCCTGGAACGGGTGGCCTATGAGCTAGCCATGGATAATGCCGCAGAGGGGGTCCGGTACGTTGAGGTGCGATTTGCCCCCCAGCTTCACATGGGTGATGCCCTGGACTTTGACCAGGTTATGGAAGCGGTGGATAGGGGATTGAAACGCGCCAGATCGGAGATTAATGCCGCTCTGGTTCCCGGACAGCCCGAGTTCGAATTCGGGATCATTGTCTGCGCCATGCGGTATTTCAACCAGCATTTTTCCCAGTATTACCAGGATTTTGTCCGTGCCCACCGCTATTCCAGCGAAAAGGAGATTATCCGTTTTGCCAGTCAGGAACTGGCAAAAGCCTCCATCCGTCTGCGCCAGAGCTCAGAAATTCAGCTGGTAGGGTTCGACCTGGCGGGCAGCGAATACGGGTACCCCGCCAGCGCCCATGAAGAAAGTTACGATATCGCCCACAGCTCCTTCCTGAAAAAAACCGTTCACGCCGGGGAAGCCTACGGTCCTGAGAGCATCTTTCAGGCCATCACCAGTTTGCATGCCGACAGGATCGGCCACGGTTTGCATCTCTTTGATGCCGGAGCGATCACCAATCCGGTTATTCAAAACCCCCAGGGCTATGTGAACCAGCTGATAAACTACATTGCCGATAACCGAACCACCCTGGAGGTCTGTCTTACCAGCAATCTCCAGACCGTTCCTGCCATTCGCGGTGATTTAAAGAACCATAGCCTGGGCAAGATGCTGGAGAACCGCCTCTCTGTGACCCTGTGCACCGATAACCGGTTGGTCAGCCATACAACCCTTACCCAGGAACTGCAGCTTGCCCTGGATCATTTCGCCATAGACCCTAAGATGCTTAAAAATATTATTATCTACGGATTCAAGCGGAGTTTCTTCTACCGCCCCTACTCCCAGAAGCGGGACTGGGTCCGTTCCGTCATTACCTACTACGACACCATCGCGGAAAAACACGGGATTTCTGCACAGTAA
- the ribB gene encoding 3,4-dihydroxy-2-butanone-4-phosphate synthase: MTIQTTRYTRWELHQARQRVGAVLERLARGGMVIVQDDEDRENEGDFIAPAQDISYADLNTMVHRGAGLVCVALGPEIIRGLQLGPQTAGPLPDAATEYSDLPTPGDAQGTAFTVSVDAAQGITTGISIADRLRTLRVLSDPASTPGDLRRPGHIFPLAARSGGLVQRRGHTEAAVELCRAAGRRSAGVICEILNPDGTMARAGDLQSLASELAMPLCSIQDIVIALALESP, translated from the coding sequence ATGACGATTCAAACTACACGGTACACCCGATGGGAGCTCCACCAGGCACGGCAGCGGGTCGGGGCGGTGTTGGAGCGTCTGGCCCGGGGGGGGATGGTAATTGTCCAGGATGATGAAGACCGGGAGAATGAGGGGGATTTTATCGCCCCCGCCCAGGACATTTCCTACGCCGACCTGAATACCATGGTGCATCGCGGGGCCGGGTTGGTCTGCGTCGCCCTGGGGCCGGAGATTATCCGGGGTTTGCAGCTGGGCCCCCAGACTGCAGGGCCGTTGCCCGATGCAGCTACCGAATATTCGGACCTGCCGACCCCCGGGGATGCTCAGGGAACGGCCTTTACCGTTTCGGTGGATGCTGCCCAGGGTATTACCACGGGAATTTCTATTGCCGACCGTCTAAGAACCCTGCGGGTCCTATCCGACCCAGCCAGCACCCCGGGAGATCTTCGGCGCCCGGGCCACATCTTTCCCCTGGCGGCCCGGTCCGGCGGATTGGTCCAACGCCGGGGACATACCGAGGCTGCGGTGGAGCTATGCAGGGCGGCGGGGCGTCGGAGCGCCGGGGTCATCTGCGAGATCCTGAATCCCGACGGCACCATGGCCCGGGCCGGGGATCTGCAAAGCCTGGCCTCGGAGCTGGCCATGCCGCTCTGTAGCATCCAGGACATTGTAATTGCCCTGGCATTGGAATCACCCTAG
- a CDS encoding glycoside hydrolase family 18 protein encodes MGKNNGYLLLAAVVCAVGVGCATPGSGSADVPQSGDPMVAEEQPEMSQVGAAPFQRVVTGYFIQWGIYGRAYHVWDIPAEHLSHLLYAFAEVGEDHTITLLDPWADVDNPFPDSPLNDQEILSSLDFRGNFAQLVLLKHAYPHLKTLISVGGWTKSGRFSDMAATEQGRRSFAESCAAFVMKYQFDGIDIDWEYPVGGGLPENSARPEDRENYTLMMEAIRKALDGAEEKTGKEYLLTGATSADLEKIANIEFDKVHRIMDYIYVMAYDLAGGWSQQTNHQAPLFFNPDQHSRAQELDLPAQPEHYTVSAAIRGYLDAGVPPEKLVLGVPFYGRGWYTEPGLEDGMFQKVTDPLPQGTWEPGAWDYDDIKANHQRPETYRMDQKAMASYLYNPETGLVISYDSPEIMERKAEFVVDQGLGGMMFWEITQDRDLDLISIISRMMQ; translated from the coding sequence ATGGGTAAAAACAATGGATATCTGCTGCTGGCAGCCGTGGTCTGTGCCGTGGGTGTAGGCTGTGCAACCCCGGGAAGCGGATCAGCCGATGTACCGCAAAGCGGCGACCCGATGGTTGCGGAAGAGCAGCCCGAAATGAGCCAGGTAGGGGCGGCACCCTTTCAGCGGGTGGTGACCGGCTATTTTATCCAGTGGGGAATCTACGGCCGGGCATATCATGTCTGGGATATTCCCGCGGAGCATCTGAGCCACCTGCTCTACGCCTTCGCAGAGGTCGGAGAGGATCATACCATCACCCTCCTGGATCCTTGGGCGGATGTGGATAACCCCTTCCCTGATTCACCCCTGAACGACCAAGAGATTCTATCCTCCCTGGATTTCCGGGGGAATTTTGCCCAGCTGGTCCTCCTAAAGCATGCCTATCCCCACCTGAAGACCCTCATCTCCGTTGGCGGTTGGACAAAATCCGGGCGGTTCTCGGACATGGCAGCCACCGAGCAGGGCCGTCGGTCCTTTGCTGAGTCATGCGCCGCCTTTGTGATGAAGTATCAGTTTGATGGCATTGATATCGACTGGGAATATCCCGTCGGCGGCGGGCTGCCAGAAAACTCCGCCCGCCCCGAGGACCGGGAAAACTATACCCTGATGATGGAAGCCATCCGGAAAGCCCTGGATGGGGCGGAGGAAAAAACCGGTAAGGAGTACCTTCTCACCGGGGCGACTTCGGCCGATCTAGAAAAAATTGCGAACATCGAATTTGATAAGGTCCACAGGATCATGGATTACATCTATGTTATGGCATACGATTTAGCTGGCGGATGGAGTCAACAGACAAACCACCAAGCCCCTCTCTTCTTTAACCCGGATCAACATAGCCGCGCTCAGGAGTTAGACCTGCCCGCCCAGCCGGAGCATTACACGGTATCAGCAGCCATCCGGGGCTACCTGGATGCCGGTGTCCCCCCCGAGAAGTTGGTACTGGGGGTTCCCTTCTACGGCCGGGGCTGGTATACCGAACCGGGGCTGGAGGATGGCATGTTTCAGAAGGTTACCGATCCCCTACCTCAGGGTACCTGGGAGCCTGGAGCCTGGGATTACGATGACATCAAGGCAAACCACCAGAGACCGGAGACCTACCGGATGGATCAGAAGGCGATGGCCAGTTACCTGTACAACCCGGAAACCGGCTTAGTCATCAGCTATGACAGCCCGGAAATCATGGAACGGAAGGCTGAATTCGTAGTGGATCAGGGACTTGGGGGCATGATGTTCTGGGAAATCACCCAGGATAGAGACCTCGACCTAATCTCGATTATCAGCAGGATGATGCAGTAG
- a CDS encoding bifunctional diaminohydroxyphosphoribosylaminopyrimidine deaminase/5-amino-6-(5-phosphoribosylamino)uracil reductase RibD, with translation MTNSPMDRAIELARTAGPEVHPNPRVGAVLVLDSQIIGQGYHPGPGQPHAEEAAIQSALEGGASLQDLSRAELYCTLEPCCSTYPGKHRPACTDLIIRHRIARVIIATLDPNPRVRGRGISALRRAGIDVDIGPGAAQALSLNPDYLAMMLTRELPGDSQSPPQDQGEDSQEVPSSLLIPGDAGVTLKIATSWEGQIGPSLEQTMDITSPAARDWARVLRGNFQAVIFGLGTLLTDNPRYLAGAPGYTPVRQPLRVIMDTRLNAARPGADLALVDTLDAGPVLIFCGPLDSPAMVQRSQDLQARGFQIQALQPRDVHPLGGLNPGRVLEHLRDRGITRTLVETGPRLSASFLRAGLVNRLLWFREPVLLGRGINAMEYLPGFPGGPNLPMKRRYSWQIGSTEVNLFDLPADNPNAHGISQEAAYVHRTH, from the coding sequence ATGACCAACTCACCCATGGACCGGGCAATAGAACTTGCCCGCACGGCAGGACCGGAGGTGCATCCCAATCCCAGGGTAGGCGCCGTTCTGGTTCTGGATTCGCAGATCATAGGCCAGGGGTACCACCCCGGACCCGGCCAGCCCCACGCTGAAGAGGCTGCAATACAATCCGCATTGGAGGGTGGAGCGAGCCTCCAGGATCTTTCCCGGGCCGAGCTCTACTGTACCCTGGAGCCCTGCTGTTCCACCTATCCGGGCAAACACCGCCCGGCCTGTACCGACCTCATTATCCGCCACAGGATAGCCCGGGTAATAATTGCCACCCTGGATCCCAATCCCCGAGTCCGGGGCCGGGGCATCAGTGCCCTCCGCCGGGCAGGGATTGATGTGGACATTGGTCCCGGGGCAGCCCAGGCCCTAAGCCTGAACCCCGATTACCTGGCAATGATGTTAACCCGGGAATTACCCGGAGATTCCCAATCCCCGCCCCAGGACCAAGGGGAGGATTCCCAGGAGGTTCCCTCCTCCCTGCTCATCCCCGGCGACGCCGGAGTAACCCTAAAAATCGCCACTTCCTGGGAGGGGCAGATCGGGCCCAGCCTGGAACAGACCATGGATATCACCAGTCCCGCAGCCAGGGACTGGGCCAGGGTGCTTCGGGGAAACTTCCAGGCGGTTATCTTCGGCCTGGGAACCCTGCTGACGGATAACCCCCGGTATCTGGCCGGGGCTCCGGGGTACACCCCGGTACGCCAACCCCTCCGGGTAATTATGGACACCCGTCTCAATGCAGCCCGTCCCGGGGCGGATCTTGCCCTGGTAGATACCCTGGATGCAGGACCGGTGTTGATATTCTGCGGTCCCCTGGATTCCCCAGCCATGGTGCAGCGCTCCCAGGATCTACAGGCCCGGGGATTCCAGATCCAGGCCCTCCAGCCCCGGGACGTTCATCCCCTGGGCGGACTCAACCCCGGGAGGGTGCTTGAGCATCTCCGGGACAGGGGGATCACCCGAACCCTTGTGGAAACCGGGCCGCGTCTCAGTGCCTCCTTTCTCAGGGCCGGGTTGGTGAACCGGCTGCTCTGGTTCCGTGAGCCGGTACTCCTAGGACGGGGGATTAACGCCATGGAGTATCTTCCAGGGTTCCCCGGGGGACCGAATCTCCCCATGAAGCGGCGGTACAGCTGGCAGATCGGCAGCACCGAGGTGAATCTTTTTGATCTCCCCGCCGACAACCCGAACGCCCATGGGATTTCTCAGGAGGCAGCCTATGTTCACCGGACTCATTGA
- a CDS encoding riboflavin synthase gives MFTGLIEEQGRVIRVDITDPGCRRLRIQTSTLPHLALGASVAVNGVCQTVIASGPDWFAVDTLEQSLGKTNLGLLGIGDAVNLERAMAGDSRFDGHIVQGHGECRVTITRWHQQGSNWYLGVRIPQEKLHLCIPEGSICLDGISLTISSIRGDEVVCNVIPHTREHTTLAHRRVGDQMNLETDIVGRYIARLAEVRGGLR, from the coding sequence ATGTTCACCGGACTCATTGAGGAGCAAGGCCGGGTAATCCGGGTAGATATCACCGATCCGGGTTGTCGGCGGCTGCGGATTCAGACCTCTACGCTTCCCCACCTGGCCCTCGGGGCCTCCGTAGCGGTTAACGGCGTTTGCCAAACGGTCATCGCTTCGGGTCCGGACTGGTTTGCCGTGGATACCCTGGAGCAGAGCCTGGGGAAAACGAACCTCGGCCTCTTGGGCATAGGGGATGCGGTAAATCTTGAACGTGCCATGGCTGGGGACAGCCGGTTTGACGGCCACATCGTCCAGGGGCATGGGGAATGCCGGGTTACCATCACCCGGTGGCATCAGCAGGGGTCTAACTGGTACCTGGGCGTTAGAATCCCCCAGGAAAAACTCCACCTCTGTATTCCCGAGGGATCCATCTGTCTGGACGGAATCAGTCTGACCATCAGCAGCATCCGGGGCGATGAGGTGGTGTGCAATGTCATTCCCCATACCCGGGAGCATACCACTCTGGCTCATCGCCGGGTCGGGGATCAGATGAATCTAGAAACGGACATAGTGGGCCGCTACATTGCCCGGCTGGCCGAGGTCAGAGGAGGATTGAGATGA
- a CDS encoding YncE family protein, with protein MVILQGRFQRLRGWGAVSSTRTGFLFLVCWVFLYAAVPAQSLAAQGTARLSLKVFPQETQLVDVLSGQILEPDNRRDTWRDYILRTGSRLFELRSPGYHSKYITLHNLEAGTIREVDEKLEPLDSILPLRGELPTGSQPKSVVFTPDGQYLLAAQLNGPGYDVYRTDPPEHLRRVAIPEWGRHRGFVEWAVLPQRGEIWLSQMTAGRVHVIDLDTLEPVSSFPTRGEWSKVITVDSREQYAYVSNWLSEDISIVSVEEHRVIGHLAASGTPRGMAINAEGTKLYAGIYEGDGIDVFDLTTGERIKTIPTGWGAKRHMVLDSAVNRLYISDMYHGDIWVYDTSDETLVSRTDLAPKLNTIALSRDGRYLFVSSRGRNNPESYLLKGPDFGTISVLDTRTMEVVGRVWGRNQPTGLALSPDGSLLATTDFLDHNLEFFQVDLP; from the coding sequence ATGGTGATTCTTCAAGGTAGATTCCAACGCCTCCGGGGCTGGGGGGCTGTTTCGTCAACCCGTACCGGATTTTTGTTCCTGGTGTGCTGGGTTTTTTTGTATGCCGCGGTCCCGGCCCAATCCCTGGCTGCCCAGGGAACCGCACGGCTTTCCCTGAAGGTCTTCCCCCAGGAAACCCAGCTGGTGGATGTGCTCTCCGGCCAGATACTCGAGCCGGACAACAGGCGGGATACCTGGCGTGATTACATCCTGCGTACCGGGTCGCGGCTCTTTGAACTTCGGAGTCCGGGCTACCATAGCAAGTATATCACCCTTCACAATCTCGAAGCCGGAACGATCCGGGAGGTAGACGAGAAGCTGGAACCCCTGGATTCTATCTTACCCCTTCGGGGGGAGCTCCCCACAGGCAGTCAACCGAAATCCGTGGTTTTTACCCCCGACGGCCAGTACCTCCTGGCGGCCCAGCTAAACGGACCGGGTTACGATGTGTACCGAACCGATCCCCCGGAACATCTGCGCCGGGTGGCCATCCCAGAGTGGGGGCGCCACCGGGGATTTGTGGAATGGGCGGTGCTTCCTCAACGGGGAGAGATCTGGCTGAGCCAGATGACCGCCGGGAGGGTCCATGTTATTGATCTGGACACCCTGGAACCGGTTTCCAGCTTTCCGACCCGGGGAGAGTGGAGCAAGGTTATTACCGTGGATTCCCGGGAGCAGTACGCCTATGTTTCCAATTGGTTGTCCGAAGATATTAGCATTGTGTCGGTGGAGGAACACCGGGTTATCGGCCACCTGGCAGCCTCCGGAACCCCCAGGGGAATGGCGATCAATGCCGAGGGAACAAAGCTCTATGCAGGGATTTACGAGGGCGACGGTATCGACGTCTTTGATCTGACCACGGGAGAACGTATCAAGACCATACCCACGGGCTGGGGGGCAAAACGCCACATGGTTCTGGATTCCGCTGTAAACCGCTTGTATATCAGCGATATGTACCATGGGGATATCTGGGTGTATGATACCTCCGATGAAACCCTGGTTAGCCGAACAGACCTTGCTCCCAAGCTCAATACCATCGCCCTAAGCCGGGACGGACGCTATCTCTTTGTTAGTTCCCGGGGCCGGAACAATCCCGAATCGTACCTGCTCAAGGGTCCTGACTTCGGTACGATTTCTGTATTGGATACCCGAACCATGGAGGTGGTGGGACGGGTTTGGGGACGAAACCAACCCACCGGTTTGGCCCTGAGTCCCGACGGCAGCCTTCTTGCTACCACGGATTTTCTTGACCATAATCTGGAATTCTTTCAGGTAGACCTGCCCTAG